One Sanguibacter keddieii DSM 10542 genomic window carries:
- a CDS encoding class II aldolase/adducin family protein — MTTVAPANPRTDSRASRAVREEILYCCRESVRVGLNFNTQGNISVRLPGTHDGADAIVITPSDVRYDAMSVDDMVVVGLDGTVLEGDLLPSTELPVHLEHYLRRPDVQAIVHTESTFVNVLGALGRRIDPVLLNMVLYAKGPVETMPFEFSTNADFGRRSAELMGDAVNAVVWGNHGLLAVGTSLKLAFKVAVAVEENAEVLLRASAAGTPNVLVYDDIDVPEGARLP, encoded by the coding sequence ATGACGACCGTGGCACCAGCGAACCCCCGGACGGACAGCCGCGCGAGCCGCGCGGTGCGGGAGGAGATCCTCTACTGCTGCCGCGAGTCGGTCCGCGTCGGCCTGAACTTCAACACCCAGGGCAACATCAGCGTGCGGCTCCCGGGCACGCACGACGGCGCCGACGCCATCGTCATCACGCCCTCCGACGTCCGGTACGACGCGATGAGCGTCGACGACATGGTGGTCGTGGGGCTCGACGGCACCGTCCTCGAGGGAGACCTGCTCCCGTCGACGGAGCTCCCGGTGCACCTCGAGCACTACCTGCGCCGCCCCGACGTGCAGGCGATCGTCCACACGGAGTCCACCTTCGTCAACGTCCTCGGTGCGCTCGGCCGGAGGATCGACCCCGTGCTGCTCAACATGGTGCTCTACGCCAAGGGGCCGGTCGAGACCATGCCCTTCGAGTTCTCGACCAACGCCGACTTCGGGCGCCGCAGCGCCGAGCTCATGGGCGACGCGGTGAACGCCGTCGTGTGGGGCAACCACGGGCTGCTGGCGGTCGGGACCTCCCTCAAGCTCGCGTTCAAGGTGGCCGTGGCCGTCGAGGAGAACGCCGAGGTCCTGCTCCGGGCGAGCGCTGCGGGGACGCCGAACGTGCTCGTCTACGACGACATCGACGTGCCGGAGGGGGCTCGCCTGCCCTGA
- a CDS encoding ribonuclease J, with the protein MNLSAPPALPRGGLRIVPLGGLGEVGRNMTVFEHEGKLLIVDCGVLFPEEHQPGIDVILPEFTWIRDRLKDVVAIVLTHGHEDHIGGVPYLLKERADIPVIGSKLTLAFISAKLKEHRIRPRTIEVEAGGSSKQGPFDLEFIAVNHSIPDALAVAIRTRAGLVINTGDFKMDQFPLDSRITDLNHFARLGEEGVDLFMTDSTNAEVPGFTMSEQDLVPAIEQVFRTAPRRVIVSSFASHVHRIQQILDSAHEAGRKVAFVGRSMVRNMGIAEELGYLKIPRGLVVDLKKLESMPPEKICLVCTGSQGEPMAALSRMAKSEHVIKVGEGDTVLLASSLIPGNENAIYRVINSLTDLGATIVHKGNAKVHVSGHASAGELVYCYNIVKPRNVMPIHGESKHLRANGALAEKTGVPSNNVVIAQDGTVVDLVKGKLSIVGKVPAGYVYVDGQTVGTATEDTLAERRALGSKGIVTVLALVDLDLGVLAETPEFITRGFVHDGHTFDDAVVEIEKALAQIPKKDVGDIDRLEATIAKSVARWLQRKYRREPLVNAIVVDA; encoded by the coding sequence ATGAACCTCTCAGCGCCCCCCGCGCTCCCCCGCGGTGGCCTGCGCATCGTGCCGCTCGGCGGCCTCGGCGAGGTCGGCCGCAACATGACCGTGTTCGAGCACGAGGGCAAGCTGCTCATCGTCGACTGCGGCGTCCTCTTCCCCGAGGAGCACCAGCCCGGCATCGACGTGATCCTCCCCGAGTTCACCTGGATCCGCGACCGCCTCAAGGACGTCGTCGCGATCGTCCTCACCCACGGCCACGAGGACCACATCGGTGGTGTCCCGTACCTGCTCAAGGAGCGCGCGGACATCCCCGTCATCGGGTCCAAGCTGACGCTCGCCTTCATCTCGGCGAAGCTCAAGGAGCACCGCATCCGCCCGCGCACCATCGAGGTCGAGGCCGGCGGCTCCTCCAAGCAGGGCCCCTTCGACCTCGAGTTCATCGCGGTCAACCACTCCATCCCCGACGCCCTCGCCGTCGCAATCCGCACGCGTGCGGGCCTGGTCATCAACACCGGTGACTTCAAGATGGACCAGTTCCCCCTCGACTCGCGCATCACGGACCTCAACCACTTCGCCCGCCTGGGCGAGGAGGGCGTGGACCTGTTCATGACCGACTCGACCAACGCCGAGGTCCCCGGCTTCACGATGTCGGAGCAGGACCTCGTCCCCGCCATCGAGCAGGTGTTCCGCACGGCCCCGCGCCGCGTCATCGTGTCGAGCTTCGCGAGCCACGTGCACCGCATCCAGCAGATCCTCGACTCGGCGCACGAGGCCGGCCGCAAGGTCGCGTTCGTCGGCCGCTCGATGGTCCGCAACATGGGGATCGCGGAGGAGCTCGGCTACCTCAAGATCCCCCGCGGCCTGGTCGTCGACCTCAAGAAGCTCGAGTCGATGCCGCCCGAGAAGATCTGCCTCGTGTGCACCGGCTCGCAGGGCGAGCCGATGGCTGCGCTGTCGCGCATGGCCAAGAGCGAGCACGTCATCAAGGTCGGCGAGGGCGACACCGTCCTCCTCGCCAGCTCGCTCATCCCGGGCAACGAGAACGCGATCTACCGCGTCATCAACTCGCTCACCGACCTCGGCGCGACCATCGTGCACAAGGGCAACGCGAAGGTGCACGTGTCCGGCCACGCCTCGGCCGGCGAGCTCGTGTACTGCTACAACATCGTCAAGCCGCGCAACGTCATGCCGATCCACGGCGAGTCCAAGCACCTGCGTGCCAACGGCGCGCTGGCGGAGAAGACGGGCGTGCCGTCGAACAACGTCGTCATCGCCCAGGACGGCACGGTCGTCGACCTCGTCAAGGGCAAGCTGTCGATCGTCGGCAAGGTCCCCGCCGGCTACGTGTACGTCGACGGCCAGACCGTCGGCACCGCGACCGAGGACACCCTCGCCGAGCGCCGTGCACTCGGCTCCAAGGGCATCGTCACCGTCCTCGCCCTCGTCGACCTCGACCTCGGCGTCCTCGCCGAGACCCCCGAGTTCATCACCCGCGGGTTCGTGCACGACGGCCACACCTTCGACGACGCGGTCGTCGAGATCGAGAAGGCCCTCGCGCAGATCCCCAAGAAGGACGTCGGCGACATCGACCGCCTCGAGGCGACCATCGCCAAGTCCGTCGCCCGCTGGCTCCAGCGCAAGTACCGCCGCGAGCCGCTCGTCAACGCCATCGTCGTCGACGCGTGA
- a CDS encoding glycoside hydrolase family 26 protein, with the protein MLTVLLVAGCASPVAGGPDASRTSVPPGAAAHGAPTSFDAPLVPETGVYLGMYYGDGTQDETDDAVGRVPQLHLTYVGWEDPWTTDAVLAEDVERGQLSLVNWEPFGVDLQDVVDGRYDDLLARRADEAAGLTQPAFLDLAAEMNEEEGWGGHDPGLYVAAYRHVHDAFDGKDGGNVVWVWAPNNVDSAGAPPALDYYPGDDYVDWTGIDGYNWGTSDPDFEWQGFEEVFRDMYDDLRTLGKPIIVGETASAEEGGSKAAWVEGIVPTLRDEFPDIRALVWFDVDKERDWRVRSSEDSLAAVRELAADELFQTS; encoded by the coding sequence GTGCTGACGGTGCTCCTGGTCGCGGGCTGTGCGTCGCCCGTTGCTGGGGGACCCGACGCGAGCCGGACCTCGGTCCCACCGGGCGCCGCAGCGCACGGGGCTCCCACGTCCTTCGACGCCCCGCTCGTCCCTGAGACCGGCGTGTACCTCGGCATGTACTACGGCGACGGGACCCAGGACGAGACCGACGACGCGGTCGGCCGCGTCCCGCAGCTGCACCTCACCTACGTCGGCTGGGAGGACCCCTGGACGACCGACGCCGTCCTCGCCGAGGACGTCGAGCGCGGTCAGCTGTCGCTGGTCAACTGGGAGCCCTTCGGTGTCGACCTCCAGGACGTCGTCGACGGCCGGTACGACGACCTGCTCGCCCGACGGGCGGACGAGGCCGCCGGGCTCACCCAGCCGGCCTTCCTCGACCTCGCCGCCGAGATGAACGAAGAAGAAGGGTGGGGCGGCCACGACCCCGGGCTCTACGTCGCCGCCTACCGTCACGTGCACGACGCCTTCGACGGGAAGGACGGCGGGAACGTCGTCTGGGTGTGGGCGCCGAACAACGTCGACAGCGCCGGGGCGCCCCCGGCCCTGGACTACTACCCGGGCGACGACTACGTCGACTGGACCGGGATCGACGGCTACAACTGGGGGACCTCCGACCCGGACTTCGAGTGGCAGGGTTTCGAGGAGGTCTTCCGCGACATGTATGACGACCTCCGCACGCTCGGCAAGCCGATCATCGTCGGCGAGACCGCGTCGGCAGAGGAGGGCGGCAGCAAGGCGGCATGGGTGGAGGGGATCGTCCCGACCCTGCGGGACGAGTTCCCCGACATCCGCGCACTGGTGTGGTTCGACGTCGACAAGGAGCGCGACTGGAGGGTCCGCTCGTCGGAGGACTCGCTCGCGGCGGTGCGGGAGCTGGCCGCCGACGAGCTCTTCCAGACCTCCTGA
- a CDS encoding TerC family protein — protein MDVPLWIWLVTVGVIVAMLAVDYVGHVRTPHAPTIREAAWWSAAYVGVAVVFGLIVWWVWGGTYGGEYFAGYVTEKSLSIDNLFVFVLIISAFRVPPIMQQKVLLIGITIALVLRTAFIFAGAAMIENFSWVFYIFGAFLVYTAWAQVKHASEETKEFSENGLLRLVRRIFPTTDTYVGDKLTTKIDGRRYITPMLIVMIAIGSADLLFAVDSVPAIFGLTQETYLVFAANAFSLLGLRQLYFLIDGLLDRLVYLAYGLAAILGFIGAKLLIHALHKNEVPFINGGEHITVIPEIPTALSLGFILVTLAVTTVASLAKDRSDRRAAAEVGAEK, from the coding sequence ATGGACGTCCCCCTCTGGATCTGGCTCGTCACCGTCGGCGTGATCGTCGCGATGCTCGCCGTCGACTACGTCGGCCACGTGCGCACACCGCACGCCCCCACCATCCGCGAGGCCGCCTGGTGGTCCGCCGCCTACGTCGGCGTCGCCGTCGTGTTCGGGCTCATCGTCTGGTGGGTCTGGGGCGGCACCTACGGCGGTGAGTACTTCGCCGGGTACGTCACCGAGAAGAGCCTGTCGATCGACAACCTCTTCGTGTTCGTCCTCATCATCTCCGCGTTCCGCGTGCCGCCGATCATGCAGCAGAAGGTCCTGCTCATCGGCATCACGATCGCGCTCGTGCTGCGCACCGCGTTCATCTTCGCGGGCGCCGCGATGATCGAGAACTTCAGCTGGGTCTTCTACATCTTCGGCGCGTTCCTCGTCTACACCGCGTGGGCTCAGGTGAAGCACGCCTCCGAGGAGACCAAGGAGTTCTCCGAGAACGGCCTCCTGCGTCTCGTCCGACGCATCTTCCCGACGACCGACACCTACGTCGGCGACAAGCTCACCACCAAGATCGACGGCCGCCGCTACATCACCCCGATGCTCATCGTGATGATCGCCATCGGCAGCGCGGACCTGCTGTTCGCCGTGGACTCCGTCCCCGCGATCTTCGGGCTCACGCAGGAGACATACCTCGTGTTCGCCGCCAACGCGTTCTCGCTGCTCGGCCTGCGCCAGCTGTACTTCCTCATCGACGGCCTGCTCGACCGCCTCGTGTACCTCGCGTACGGGCTCGCCGCGATCCTCGGGTTCATCGGCGCCAAGCTCCTCATCCACGCCCTCCACAAGAACGAGGTGCCGTTCATCAACGGCGGCGAGCACATCACCGTGATCCCCGAGATCCCGACAGCACTGTCCCTCGGGTTCATCCTCGTGACCCTGGCGGTCACCACCGTCGCGAGCCTCGCCAAGGACCGCTCCGACCGTCGAGCGGCGGCCGAGGTCGGCGCCGAGAAGTAG
- a CDS encoding peptide chain release factor 3: MPQAAPESPALAESGTTSSRDSAAVLTEARRRRSFAVISHPDAGKSTLTEALALHAKAIREAGRADGKAGGKRTVSDWMDMEQARGISITSASLQFTYRDAVINLVDTPGHADFSEDTYRVLSAVDAAVMLVDAAKGLEVQTMKLFAVCKHRGIPLITVINKWDRPGKDALELMDEIQERTGLVPTPLTWPVGVGGDFRGVLDRRTGEYTRFTRTAGGTTIAPEEHMGPDAALEREGDAWTTAVEEAELLEASGADHDLDSFLGGETTPVLFGSAVQNFGVHALLDVLVDVAPSPSPRETVAGDTRPVEAPFSAFVFKMQAGMDTAHRDRLAFARICSGVFERGMVVTSTRTGRPFATKYAQQVFGRERTVVDEAYPGDVVGLVNAANLRVGDTLYLDKPVEYPALPTFAPEHFAVMRAKDVSRYKQFQRGVMQLGAEGVVQVLRSDLRGDQAPVLAAVGPMQFEVAEHRMATEFNAPVTLDRLPYEIALRTTQEWVSTLDAQLGVEVLQREDGELLALFPDRWRVTSVRNRLPDAVLEPLVAT; encoded by the coding sequence GTGCCTCAGGCAGCCCCCGAAAGCCCCGCTCTCGCCGAGAGCGGCACCACCTCGTCACGCGACAGCGCAGCCGTCCTCACCGAGGCTCGCCGCCGACGCTCCTTCGCCGTCATCAGCCACCCCGACGCCGGGAAGTCGACGCTCACCGAGGCGCTCGCGCTGCACGCCAAGGCGATCCGCGAGGCCGGCCGTGCCGACGGCAAGGCCGGCGGCAAGCGCACCGTGTCCGACTGGATGGACATGGAGCAGGCCCGAGGCATCTCCATCACCTCCGCGTCGCTCCAGTTCACCTACCGCGACGCGGTCATCAACCTCGTCGACACCCCCGGCCACGCCGACTTCTCCGAGGACACCTACCGCGTGCTCTCCGCGGTCGACGCGGCCGTCATGCTCGTCGACGCCGCCAAGGGCCTCGAGGTCCAGACCATGAAGCTCTTCGCGGTCTGCAAGCACCGCGGCATCCCCCTCATCACCGTCATCAACAAGTGGGACCGCCCGGGCAAGGACGCCCTCGAGCTCATGGACGAGATCCAGGAGCGCACCGGCCTCGTGCCGACCCCGCTCACCTGGCCCGTCGGCGTCGGTGGCGACTTCCGCGGCGTCCTCGACCGCCGCACCGGCGAGTACACCCGCTTCACGCGCACCGCGGGCGGCACGACCATCGCCCCCGAGGAGCACATGGGCCCCGACGCCGCGCTCGAGCGCGAGGGCGACGCGTGGACCACCGCGGTCGAGGAGGCCGAGCTCCTCGAGGCGTCGGGCGCCGACCACGACCTCGACTCCTTCCTCGGCGGCGAGACCACCCCGGTGCTCTTCGGCTCGGCCGTGCAGAACTTCGGCGTGCACGCGCTGCTCGACGTCCTCGTCGACGTGGCACCCTCCCCCTCGCCGCGCGAGACCGTCGCCGGCGACACCCGCCCGGTCGAGGCTCCCTTCAGCGCCTTCGTCTTCAAGATGCAGGCCGGCATGGACACCGCGCACCGCGACCGCCTCGCCTTCGCGCGCATCTGCTCGGGCGTCTTCGAGCGCGGCATGGTCGTCACCTCGACCCGCACGGGCCGCCCCTTCGCGACCAAGTACGCGCAGCAGGTGTTCGGCCGTGAGCGCACCGTCGTCGACGAGGCCTACCCGGGCGACGTCGTCGGCCTCGTCAACGCGGCGAACCTGCGCGTGGGCGACACGCTGTACCTCGACAAGCCCGTCGAGTACCCGGCCCTGCCGACCTTCGCGCCCGAGCACTTCGCGGTGATGCGCGCCAAGGACGTCTCGCGCTACAAGCAGTTCCAGCGCGGTGTCATGCAGCTCGGCGCCGAGGGCGTCGTCCAGGTCCTCCGCTCGGACCTCCGCGGAGACCAGGCCCCCGTGCTCGCCGCGGTCGGACCCATGCAGTTCGAGGTCGCCGAGCACCGCATGGCCACAGAGTTCAACGCACCGGTCACCCTCGACCGGCTGCCGTACGAGATCGCCCTGCGCACGACGCAGGAGTGGGTCTCGACCCTCGACGCCCAGCTGGGCGTCGAGGTCCTCCAGCGCGAGGACGGCGAGCTGCTCGCCCTGTTCCCCGACCGCTGGCGCGTGACGTCAGTCCGCAACCGGCTCCCTGACGCGGTCCTCGAACCGCTCGTGGCCACCTGA
- a CDS encoding methyl-accepting chemotaxis protein: MTRTTSLTRTNPLRDLPVGTKIMLVLGGMALMMIVIATISILRFNALDAAGKQLAEDNIASTRVLNEIQRSYQGDRTRHLQYGLADAAGRQELKDDLATRRADLDDLVTSYDRFVVDTQAMADFDAALDSYYSFADSTLMPAADSGDLAEFSELTAELRSLSTGVLDPLKAEFEAEIAQAEQRSDASHDSAQLAIRLVLLALLVGLVLPTVLAVLVVRRILGDLRGVRGALVAMADGDLTVGSGVTGRDEVAQMAAALDEAQANLRTVMGDVVESSQTVAAAAEELAASSSQVAAGSEETSSQAGVVASAAEQVSRNVQTVAAGAEEMSASIREIAQSSSDAAKVAAQATTMAETTNVTVGRLGDSSQEISQVVKTINSIAEQTNLLALNATIEAARAGEAGKGFAVVAGEVKELAQETARATEDIARKVETIQGETSGAMAAIAEISSIIASINDYQLTIASAVEEQTATTNEMSRSVAEAATGSGEIAANIVGVATSASSSTEVVGQMGGAISELAGLATELRARVERFRY, encoded by the coding sequence ATGACACGCACGACCAGCCTCACGCGGACCAACCCGCTCCGCGACCTGCCAGTCGGGACGAAGATCATGCTCGTCCTCGGCGGGATGGCTCTCATGATGATCGTCATCGCGACGATCTCCATCCTCCGCTTCAACGCCCTCGACGCCGCGGGCAAGCAGCTGGCCGAGGACAACATCGCGTCGACGCGAGTCCTCAACGAGATCCAGCGCAGCTACCAGGGCGACCGCACCCGCCACCTCCAGTACGGCCTCGCCGACGCGGCCGGACGGCAGGAGCTCAAGGACGACCTCGCGACCCGCCGCGCCGACCTCGACGACCTCGTGACGTCCTACGACCGCTTCGTCGTCGACACCCAGGCCATGGCGGACTTCGACGCCGCGCTCGACTCCTACTACTCCTTCGCCGACTCCACGCTCATGCCAGCGGCCGACTCGGGCGACCTCGCCGAGTTCAGCGAGCTCACCGCGGAGCTCCGGTCCCTCTCGACCGGTGTGCTCGACCCGCTCAAGGCCGAGTTCGAGGCCGAGATCGCCCAGGCCGAGCAGCGCTCGGACGCCTCGCACGACTCTGCGCAGCTCGCGATCCGCCTGGTGCTCCTCGCCCTGCTCGTCGGTCTGGTCCTGCCGACCGTCCTCGCGGTGCTCGTCGTCCGTCGCATCCTCGGTGACCTCCGTGGTGTCCGTGGCGCGCTCGTCGCCATGGCCGACGGTGACCTCACCGTGGGATCCGGGGTGACCGGTCGCGACGAGGTCGCGCAGATGGCAGCCGCCCTCGACGAGGCGCAGGCCAACCTGCGCACCGTGATGGGCGACGTCGTCGAGTCCTCGCAGACCGTCGCCGCCGCTGCCGAGGAGCTCGCCGCGTCGTCGAGCCAGGTCGCCGCCGGCTCGGAGGAGACCTCGAGCCAGGCCGGTGTGGTCGCGTCGGCAGCAGAGCAGGTCTCGCGCAACGTCCAGACCGTCGCGGCCGGTGCCGAGGAGATGAGCGCGTCGATCCGCGAGATCGCGCAGAGCTCGTCCGACGCGGCCAAGGTCGCCGCGCAGGCGACCACCATGGCCGAGACCACCAACGTCACCGTCGGCCGCCTCGGCGACTCGTCGCAGGAGATCAGCCAGGTGGTCAAGACCATCAACTCGATCGCCGAGCAGACCAACCTGCTGGCCCTCAACGCGACCATCGAGGCCGCACGCGCCGGGGAGGCCGGCAAGGGCTTCGCAGTCGTGGCCGGTGAGGTCAAGGAGCTCGCGCAGGAGACCGCCCGCGCGACCGAGGACATCGCGCGCAAGGTCGAGACCATCCAGGGCGAGACCAGCGGAGCCATGGCGGCGATCGCCGAGATCTCCTCGATCATCGCGAGCATCAACGACTACCAGCTGACCATCGCGTCGGCCGTCGAGGAGCAGACCGCGACGACCAACGAGATGTCCCGCTCGGTCGCCGAGGCGGCGACGGGCTCCGGCGAGATCGCCGCGAACATCGTCGGCGTCGCGACGTCGGCTTCGTCGTCGACCGAGGTCGTCGGCCAGATGGGCGGCGCGATCTCCGAGCTCGCCGGCCTCGCCACCGAGCTCCGCGCCCGCGTCGAACGCTTCCGCTACTGA